The following proteins are encoded in a genomic region of Enterocloster clostridioformis:
- a CDS encoding transketolase family protein, which yields MGEMTAVRDAYGAALKELGEQDLRIVGLEADVASSTKGGIFGNAFPERYFNVGISELNMVSMAAGLARTGFIPFVNTFAVFLTARGADPIQSLIAYDKLNVKLCGAYCGLSDSYDGASHQAITDMAFVRSIPNMTVISTADGPETRKAVFAIAEHQGPVYLRLSRAPAPVFYGDDMRFEIGKGIRVREGSDVAIITTGTLLHNAIQAAAILEAEGVRAAVVDMHTVKPIDQNLILECAEQTGAIVTVEEHSIYGGLGSAVAEVLAERCPVPMERVGAVDFAESGDYGQLMEKYGYGPESIALRCRAVMGRRQDNET from the coding sequence ATGGGAGAAATGACAGCAGTCCGCGATGCCTACGGAGCAGCGCTGAAGGAATTAGGAGAACAGGATTTAAGGATCGTGGGACTGGAGGCTGATGTGGCTTCCTCCACGAAAGGCGGTATATTTGGGAATGCGTTTCCTGAGCGGTATTTTAATGTGGGAATCAGCGAGCTGAATATGGTGTCCATGGCAGCCGGACTTGCCAGAACCGGTTTCATTCCCTTTGTAAATACCTTTGCCGTGTTCCTGACCGCAAGGGGGGCGGACCCTATTCAGAGTCTCATTGCCTATGACAAGCTGAACGTAAAGCTGTGCGGCGCTTACTGCGGCCTGTCTGATTCCTATGACGGGGCCAGCCACCAGGCCATAACAGATATGGCATTTGTGAGATCCATCCCCAACATGACGGTCATTTCCACGGCAGACGGGCCGGAGACAAGAAAGGCTGTGTTTGCCATTGCAGAGCATCAGGGGCCGGTTTACCTGCGTCTGAGCCGCGCTCCGGCCCCTGTATTTTACGGGGACGATATGAGGTTTGAGATTGGGAAGGGCATCCGTGTCAGGGAGGGATCCGACGTGGCCATAATCACCACGGGAACCCTTCTGCACAATGCAATCCAGGCAGCCGCTATCCTGGAGGCAGAGGGCGTCCGGGCAGCGGTGGTGGACATGCATACGGTAAAGCCCATTGACCAAAATCTGATTCTGGAATGCGCAGAACAGACAGGAGCCATCGTGACAGTGGAGGAACACAGCATATACGGCGGCCTGGGCAGCGCGGTGGCAGAGGTGCTGGCAGAGCGCTGTCCGGTCCCCATGGAACGGGTCGGAGCAGTGGATTTTGCCGAGTCCGGGGATTACGGCCAACTGATGGAAAAGTACGGATACGGCCCGGAATCCATTGCGTTAAGATGCAGGGCCGTGATGGGGCGCAGGCAGGACAATGAGACGTGA
- a CDS encoding transketolase translates to MREERKETLQKLCLVFRSKLIDLLYSIQTGHPGGSLSCTEILTALYYELMDVDPMNPEKEDRDHLILSKGHGAPMLYLVLAHKGFFPLAELKNLRQTGSMLQGHPCVHKTPGVELSTGPLGLGLSAGLGMALGARLKGYDSYTYVIMGDGEIQEGCIWEAAMSASKFKADHLIGILDNNGVQLDGTLEDIMPMGDIRAKWEAFGWNVIPCDGHDVEDICRAVEEAKMTADKPSLILAKTVKGKGVSFMEGRNIWHGKAIGDQDYAQAKAELGGER, encoded by the coding sequence ATGAGAGAGGAACGAAAGGAAACACTTCAAAAGCTGTGCCTTGTATTCCGCAGCAAGCTGATTGATCTGCTGTACAGTATCCAGACAGGACATCCCGGGGGTTCCCTGTCCTGCACGGAGATATTGACAGCGCTTTACTATGAGCTGATGGATGTGGACCCCATGAATCCGGAAAAGGAGGACCGGGACCATCTGATTCTGTCAAAGGGTCATGGGGCTCCCATGCTTTATCTTGTACTGGCCCACAAAGGATTCTTTCCTCTGGCTGAATTGAAGAACCTGCGCCAAACGGGGAGTATGCTCCAGGGCCATCCCTGCGTGCATAAGACACCCGGGGTGGAGCTTTCCACCGGCCCGCTGGGCCTGGGATTGTCCGCGGGGCTGGGAATGGCGCTGGGAGCCAGGCTTAAGGGCTATGATTCCTATACATATGTAATTATGGGGGACGGGGAAATACAGGAAGGATGCATATGGGAGGCAGCCATGTCGGCGTCCAAATTCAAGGCGGACCATCTGATAGGCATTCTGGATAACAACGGGGTACAGTTGGACGGCACCCTGGAGGACATCATGCCCATGGGCGATATAAGGGCCAAATGGGAAGCGTTCGGATGGAATGTGATTCCCTGCGATGGCCATGATGTGGAGGATATATGCAGGGCCGTGGAGGAGGCCAAGATGACGGCGGACAAACCTTCCCTGATACTGGCAAAGACAGTAAAGGGAAAGGGCGTCTCTTTCATGGAGGGCAGGAATATCTGGCATGGAAAGGCCATTGGAGACCAGGACTACGCACAGGCAAAAGCTGAGCTGGGAGGTGAAAGGTAA
- a CDS encoding sugar phosphate isomerase/epimerase family protein, whose protein sequence is MKLCYQAATPDVAIADSVTAYQGPLAKTFGDLGALGYDGVELMTLNPGKLDWGEVKETAEENNLSVVLVCTGEIFGQLGLSYTHPSRSVRREAVERTRDIIDFAGYLGANVNIGRIRGQYCGELDREETSGLAQSAFAELADYAAPKKVDIALETVTIMQTNFVNTLAEGAAMVDRVGRPNFRLMMDIFHLNLEEKDLYEAIRAYSSYNIHVHLADNNRRYPGQCGLDFEKILTVFKECGYDGNYCTEIFQLPSMEEAARESIRYLRPIADRVYGRSTHCGQISRSRDDSGKSRKEGIQI, encoded by the coding sequence ATGAAATTATGTTATCAGGCGGCCACGCCCGACGTGGCCATAGCGGATTCGGTGACAGCATACCAGGGGCCTCTGGCAAAAACCTTTGGGGACCTGGGCGCCCTTGGATACGACGGGGTAGAGCTGATGACCCTGAATCCGGGAAAGCTGGACTGGGGGGAAGTGAAGGAAACAGCAGAGGAAAACAACCTGTCCGTGGTGCTGGTGTGCACAGGCGAGATTTTCGGACAGTTGGGCTTAAGCTATACCCATCCCAGCCGGTCCGTGCGCAGGGAGGCCGTGGAGAGGACAAGGGATATCATTGATTTTGCCGGTTACCTGGGGGCCAATGTAAATATAGGGAGGATACGGGGACAGTACTGCGGGGAACTGGACAGGGAGGAAACGAGCGGACTGGCTCAGAGTGCGTTTGCTGAGCTGGCTGACTATGCGGCCCCTAAAAAGGTGGACATTGCCCTGGAGACAGTGACCATCATGCAGACCAACTTCGTCAATACCCTGGCAGAGGGAGCGGCCATGGTGGACCGGGTGGGAAGACCCAATTTTCGGCTCATGATGGATATTTTCCACTTGAATCTGGAGGAAAAGGATTTGTATGAGGCCATCCGCGCATACAGCAGTTACAACATCCATGTGCATCTGGCTGACAATAACCGGCGTTATCCGGGACAATGCGGTCTGGATTTTGAGAAAATTCTGACGGTCTTTAAGGAGTGCGGTTATGACGGCAATTACTGCACCGAGATATTCCAGCTCCCGTCGATGGAGGAAGCCGCCAGGGAATCCATCCGGTATCTGAGACCCATTGCAGACAGGGTTTACGGCAGAAGCACACATTGCGGTCAAATAAGCCGGAGCAGGGATGACAGCGGCAAAAGCCGCAAGGAGGGGATACAGATATGA